One window of Streptomyces sp. FIT100 genomic DNA carries:
- a CDS encoding chitinase — translation MDRTTRTGTRRRRRWLGGVLALAMGAGLGLVGGAGTALAADVNNAKNAGFESGLANWTCTGGSGVTVSSPVHGGGAALKGTPSGQDNAKCSQTVAVKPNSTYQLSAWVQGSYVYLGASGTGTSDVSTWTPGGTGWTQLTTGFTTGAATTSVTVYTHGWYGQAAYHADDISVFGPDGGGGGDPDPVVPPTPGGLAVGAVTSSSVALSWSGSSGATGYRVYRNGTQVQSVTGTSATVTGLAASTSYQFQVSATNAAGESAKSAAVTGTTSSGGGNPNPLVPKHALTGYWQNFNNGATVQKLRDVQSQYDIIAVSFADSTATPGEITFNLDPAVGYGSVDEFKSDIAAKKSAGKSVILSIGGERGNVTINSDASATAFANSAYALMQSYGFSGVDIDLEHGINSTYLTKALRQLSQKAGSSMVLTMAPQTLDMQNTGTEYFKTALAVKDILTVVNMQYYNSGSMLGCDGQVYSQGSVNFLTALACIQLEGGLDPSQVGLGVPASPSGAGSGYVDPQIVKNALDCLTRGTNCGSFRPSRTYPTLRGAMTWSTNWDAAAGNAWSNAVGPHVHNLP, via the coding sequence GTGGACCGCACGACACGCACAGGCACACGCAGACGGAGAAGGTGGCTCGGCGGAGTCCTGGCGCTGGCCATGGGTGCCGGGCTCGGGCTGGTCGGCGGGGCCGGGACGGCCCTTGCCGCCGATGTGAACAACGCCAAGAACGCAGGGTTCGAGTCCGGGCTGGCCAACTGGACGTGCACGGGCGGGAGCGGGGTGACCGTGTCGTCGCCCGTGCACGGCGGGGGTGCCGCGCTCAAGGGGACGCCCTCGGGGCAGGACAACGCGAAGTGCTCGCAGACCGTGGCTGTGAAGCCCAACTCGACGTACCAGCTGAGCGCCTGGGTGCAGGGCTCGTACGTGTATCTCGGGGCGAGCGGCACCGGTACGAGCGACGTGTCGACCTGGACACCCGGGGGCACCGGGTGGACGCAGCTGACCACCGGCTTCACCACCGGGGCCGCCACGACGTCGGTGACCGTGTACACGCACGGGTGGTACGGGCAGGCCGCCTACCACGCCGACGACATCTCGGTCTTCGGGCCGGACGGCGGCGGTGGCGGCGACCCCGATCCCGTGGTGCCGCCCACGCCCGGCGGGCTGGCCGTCGGGGCGGTGACCTCGTCGTCGGTCGCGCTGAGCTGGAGCGGCTCCTCCGGCGCCACGGGGTACAGGGTGTACCGCAACGGCACCCAGGTGCAGTCGGTGACCGGGACCTCGGCGACCGTGACGGGGCTGGCCGCGTCGACCTCGTACCAGTTCCAGGTGAGCGCGACCAACGCGGCCGGTGAGTCGGCGAAGTCGGCCGCCGTGACCGGTACGACGTCGTCCGGCGGCGGCAACCCGAACCCGCTGGTGCCGAAGCACGCCCTGACCGGCTACTGGCAGAACTTCAACAACGGCGCGACCGTGCAGAAGCTGCGGGACGTCCAGTCGCAGTACGACATCATCGCGGTGTCGTTCGCCGACTCGACGGCGACACCGGGTGAGATCACCTTCAACCTGGACCCGGCGGTCGGCTACGGCTCGGTCGACGAGTTCAAGAGCGACATCGCGGCGAAGAAGAGCGCCGGCAAGTCCGTGATCCTGTCCATCGGCGGTGAGCGCGGCAACGTCACCATCAACAGCGACGCCTCCGCGACGGCCTTCGCGAACAGCGCCTACGCCCTGATGCAGAGCTACGGCTTCAGCGGCGTCGACATCGACCTGGAGCACGGGATCAACTCCACCTATCTGACGAAGGCGCTGCGGCAGCTCTCGCAGAAGGCGGGTTCCTCGATGGTCCTGACGATGGCCCCGCAGACCCTCGACATGCAGAACACCGGCACCGAGTACTTCAAGACCGCGCTCGCCGTGAAGGACATCCTCACGGTGGTCAACATGCAGTACTACAACAGCGGTTCGATGCTGGGCTGCGACGGCCAGGTCTACTCGCAGGGTTCGGTGAACTTCCTCACCGCCCTCGCCTGCATCCAGCTGGAGGGCGGACTCGACCCGTCCCAGGTGGGCCTCGGCGTCCCGGCGTCCCCGTCGGGCGCGGGCAGTGGCTACGTCGACCCGCAGATCGTGAAGAACGCGCTCGACTGCCTCACCCGGGGCACGAACTGCGGCTCCTTCAGGCCCTCGCGTACGTACCCGACCCTGCGCGGGGCGATGACCTGGTCCACCAACTGGGACGCGGCGGCCGGGAACGCCTGGTCCAACGCGGTGGGACCGCACGTCCACAACCTGCCGTAG
- the cpaB gene encoding Flp pilus assembly protein CpaB: MNSRQRRGVILLLLSVLCAFGAFVGVLSVISDVNSKVGPEVDAYRVKADVAPYTALQAGQFEKVKMPKRWLSQNAVTDISTVDGKIAVTQLRKGSLLQDDMIVKRPELEAGEQEIAIMIDAATGVAGKITPGDTVNIFATFDDEGKDGGEVAESRIIVANAKVIDVGRLTALEPKGDDRDRAATEAVPITFALNTTDAQRVAYAESFAVHVRLALLAKGSPTTLRPGDGQYTLDEDRNK; the protein is encoded by the coding sequence ATGAATTCACGGCAGCGCCGCGGCGTCATTCTTCTCCTCCTGTCCGTCCTCTGCGCCTTCGGCGCGTTCGTCGGCGTGCTCTCGGTGATCAGTGATGTGAATTCGAAGGTCGGGCCCGAGGTCGACGCCTACCGTGTCAAGGCGGACGTGGCCCCCTACACAGCGCTCCAGGCAGGCCAGTTCGAGAAGGTCAAGATGCCGAAGCGCTGGCTCTCGCAGAACGCGGTGACCGACATATCCACGGTCGACGGCAAGATCGCCGTGACACAGCTGCGCAAGGGCTCGCTGCTCCAGGACGACATGATCGTCAAACGGCCCGAACTGGAGGCCGGCGAGCAGGAGATCGCCATCATGATCGACGCGGCCACCGGTGTCGCGGGCAAGATCACCCCGGGTGACACGGTCAACATCTTCGCCACCTTCGACGACGAGGGGAAGGACGGGGGCGAGGTCGCCGAGTCCCGCATCATCGTCGCCAACGCCAAGGTCATCGACGTCGGCAGGCTGACCGCGCTGGAACCCAAGGGGGACGACCGGGACCGCGCGGCCACCGAGGCCGTGCCGATCACCTTCGCGCTGAACACCACGGACGCCCAGCGCGTCGCCTACGCCGAGTCCTTCGCCGTGCACGTACGCCTCGCACTGCTCGCCAAGGGGAGCCCCACCACCCTTCGGCCGGGTGACGGCCAATACACCCTCGACGAGGACAGGAACAAGTGA
- a CDS encoding AAA family ATPase yields the protein MSTRILPAVGDADAARSVTTLLSQLPEAEPAGPVGDSTSLLDTLARLAAESLDELPEVVLVHERIGPVPALELIREVALRFPSVGVVLVTADASPGLYSAAMDSGARGLVGLPLSYEELAQRVQAAASWSVGVRRHLGQGGDVFTGPGGTVVTVSGAKGGVGTTLTAVQLALAARASGMNTALADMDLQSGDVASYLDVQFRRSIVDLAGIQDISPRVLQDALFSHPTGIGLLLAPGEGERGEEVSDRSVRQIVSALRNRYDVVVVDCGTQMNGANAAAIEMADITVLVTTPDVVAVRAAKRMVRLWDRLQIRKGEETVTLVNRFIRNTEIQPPLVERITGTRVARTVVPANFKELQAAVDAGRMQDLESKSTVKQALWGLAGELGIVKAPEGSEKAGRFRNDRGSIGMRRRRGGRSGFEGES from the coding sequence ATGAGCACCAGAATCCTCCCGGCCGTCGGCGACGCCGATGCCGCCCGGTCCGTCACCACCCTGCTCAGCCAGCTCCCCGAGGCGGAGCCGGCCGGGCCGGTCGGCGACTCGACCTCACTGCTCGACACGCTCGCGCGGCTGGCCGCCGAATCGCTCGACGAGCTCCCCGAGGTCGTGCTGGTCCACGAGCGGATCGGGCCCGTTCCGGCGCTGGAGCTGATCCGGGAGGTGGCCCTGCGCTTTCCGTCGGTCGGGGTCGTTCTGGTCACCGCGGACGCGAGTCCCGGGCTCTACTCGGCGGCCATGGACTCGGGCGCGCGAGGTCTGGTCGGGCTTCCGCTCTCGTACGAGGAACTGGCCCAGCGTGTCCAGGCCGCCGCCTCCTGGTCCGTCGGAGTGCGCCGCCATCTCGGCCAGGGCGGCGACGTGTTCACCGGGCCGGGCGGCACCGTCGTGACCGTGTCCGGCGCCAAGGGCGGCGTCGGCACGACGCTCACGGCGGTCCAGCTCGCCCTGGCGGCCCGGGCCTCCGGGATGAACACCGCGCTCGCCGACATGGACCTCCAGTCCGGCGACGTCGCGAGCTACCTGGACGTCCAGTTCCGCCGCTCCATAGTCGACCTCGCCGGCATCCAGGACATCTCCCCGCGCGTTCTCCAGGACGCCCTCTTCAGCCATCCGACGGGGATCGGACTGCTGCTGGCCCCCGGTGAGGGCGAGCGCGGCGAAGAGGTCAGCGACAGGTCCGTACGCCAGATCGTGAGCGCGCTGCGCAACCGCTACGACGTCGTGGTCGTCGACTGCGGTACCCAGATGAACGGCGCCAACGCCGCGGCCATCGAAATGGCCGACATCACTGTGCTGGTGACCACCCCGGACGTGGTCGCGGTGCGCGCCGCCAAGCGGATGGTCCGGCTCTGGGACCGGCTGCAGATCCGCAAGGGGGAGGAGACGGTCACGCTCGTCAACCGCTTCATCCGCAACACCGAGATACAGCCGCCGCTGGTGGAGCGGATCACGGGAACACGGGTCGCCCGGACCGTCGTCCCGGCCAACTTCAAGGAGCTGCAGGCCGCGGTCGACGCCGGCCGGATGCAGGACCTGGAGAGCAAGTCCACCGTGAAGCAGGCGCTGTGGGGTCTGGCGGGCGAGCTCGGCATAGTCAAGGCCCCCGAGGGCAGTGAGAAGGCCGGCAGGTTCCGCAACGACCGGGGCTCCATCGGCATGCGACGCCGACGAGGCGGCCGATCCGGATTCGAGGGGGAGAGTTGA
- a CDS encoding TadE family protein — protein sequence MRLLSAPPAACAATRGRYGRRGPDRDRGQVAVEFLGMFPLIIIVCVLLWQCALLGYTYILAGNAADEGARTGAVAGFQRDQECREAVESQLGSWLDGSDVDCRTDAVDGLYRADVELKVPILFPGTVSFPFTVTGDAAFVEEG from the coding sequence ATGCGCCTGTTGAGCGCACCACCTGCCGCCTGTGCGGCGACACGGGGCCGTTACGGGCGCCGGGGACCGGACCGCGACCGGGGCCAGGTCGCGGTGGAGTTCCTCGGCATGTTCCCGCTGATCATCATCGTCTGCGTCCTGCTGTGGCAGTGCGCCTTGCTCGGCTACACGTACATCCTCGCGGGGAACGCGGCGGACGAGGGCGCGCGGACGGGGGCGGTGGCCGGGTTCCAGCGCGACCAGGAGTGCCGGGAGGCCGTCGAGAGCCAACTGGGCTCGTGGCTCGACGGCTCGGACGTCGACTGCCGCACCGACGCCGTCGACGGGCTCTACAGGGCGGACGTCGAGCTGAAGGTGCCCATCCTCTTCCCCGGAACCGTGAGCTTCCCCTTCACGGTGACGGGCGACGCCGCGTTCGTCGAGGAGGGCTGA
- a CDS encoding TadE/TadG family type IV pilus assembly protein, protein MHPFIRDRRERRGGRRRHHLRGRHHLRDRGLVALEFAGFLPLLLILGLCAIQLGVAAYTASQAGTASRAGARAETDDDFRTQGEYTARQAVSGWLQDDFQEFDYTPQTGSREVTVTVKIKIPSLLPGIADWGEAERSSTMPAD, encoded by the coding sequence GTGCACCCATTCATCCGCGACCGACGCGAACGACGCGGGGGACGCCGCCGGCACCACCTGCGCGGCCGGCACCACCTGCGCGACCGGGGCCTCGTGGCGCTGGAGTTCGCGGGCTTCCTGCCGTTGCTGCTGATCCTCGGCCTCTGCGCCATCCAGCTCGGCGTCGCCGCCTACACCGCATCGCAGGCCGGCACCGCCTCCCGCGCCGGAGCGCGCGCCGAGACCGACGACGACTTCCGGACCCAGGGCGAATACACGGCCCGGCAGGCCGTCAGCGGCTGGCTGCAGGACGACTTCCAGGAGTTCGACTACACCCCGCAGACCGGCAGCCGGGAGGTGACGGTGACCGTCAAGATCAAGATCCCCTCGCTGCTCCCGGGCATCGCCGACTGGGGCGAAGCCGAGCGCAGCTCCACCATGCCCGCCGACTGA
- a CDS encoding CpaF family protein encodes MSLRARISAPEERGGGRDDGHLVATYRAKLLEEIDLAEMSALAAAERRARLERVLGHIISREGPVLSATERSQLIRRVVDEALGLGVLEPLLEDASITEIMVNGPDQIFVERGGRVELLPMRFASNEQLMQTIERIVSTVNRRVDESNPMVDARLPSGERVNVIIPPLSLSGATLTIRRFPRAFTLREMIGFGSLDEPMLYLLSALVQSKLNIIVSGATGTGKTTLLNALSGLIPEGERVITIEDSAELQLQQQHVIRLESRPPNVEGKGQITIRDLVRNSLRMRPDRIVVGEVRGGETLDMLQAMSTGHDGSLATVHANNAEDAIMRLQTLASMSEVKIPFEALRDQINSAVDCIVQLTRHADGARKITEIALLDSRGGEPFRLATVARFDAQPMAADGRVRGAFQYFPLPRRVADRLFMASQPVPQAFGVAAHADQLATREAK; translated from the coding sequence ATGAGCCTGCGGGCACGCATCAGCGCCCCCGAGGAACGGGGAGGAGGACGGGACGACGGTCACCTTGTGGCCACGTACCGCGCCAAGCTCCTCGAGGAGATCGACCTCGCGGAGATGTCGGCGCTCGCTGCGGCGGAGCGGCGGGCACGGCTGGAGCGCGTGCTCGGCCACATCATCAGCCGGGAGGGCCCCGTCCTCTCCGCGACCGAACGGTCGCAGCTGATCCGCCGCGTCGTCGACGAGGCGCTCGGCCTCGGCGTGCTCGAACCCCTCCTGGAGGACGCGTCCATCACCGAGATCATGGTGAACGGACCCGACCAGATCTTCGTCGAGCGAGGTGGCCGGGTCGAGCTGCTCCCGATGCGCTTCGCCTCGAACGAGCAACTGATGCAGACCATCGAGCGGATCGTCTCCACCGTCAACCGCCGCGTCGACGAGTCGAACCCGATGGTCGACGCCCGGCTGCCGTCCGGCGAGCGTGTGAACGTCATCATCCCGCCCCTGTCGCTCTCCGGCGCCACGCTCACGATCCGGCGCTTCCCCCGTGCCTTCACCCTGCGCGAGATGATCGGCTTCGGCTCGCTGGACGAGCCGATGCTCTATCTGCTCTCCGCGCTCGTCCAGTCCAAGCTCAACATCATCGTCTCCGGCGCCACCGGCACCGGTAAGACCACGCTGCTCAACGCACTCTCCGGGCTGATCCCCGAGGGGGAGCGCGTCATCACCATCGAGGACTCCGCCGAACTCCAGCTCCAGCAGCAGCATGTGATCCGGCTGGAGTCCCGCCCGCCGAACGTCGAGGGCAAGGGCCAGATCACCATCCGCGACCTGGTCCGCAACTCCCTGCGTATGCGCCCCGACCGCATCGTCGTGGGTGAGGTCCGCGGTGGCGAGACGCTTGACATGCTCCAGGCAATGTCGACCGGTCACGACGGCTCGCTCGCGACCGTCCACGCGAACAACGCCGAAGACGCGATCATGCGCCTGCAGACCCTGGCCTCCATGTCCGAGGTGAAGATCCCCTTCGAGGCGCTGCGCGACCAGATCAACAGCGCCGTCGACTGCATCGTCCAGCTCACCCGCCACGCCGACGGCGCACGCAAGATCACCGAGATCGCCCTGCTCGACTCGCGCGGAGGGGAGCCGTTCCGGCTGGCGACCGTCGCCCGCTTCGACGCCCAGCCGATGGCCGCCGACGGACGGGTTCGCGGCGCGTTCCAGTACTTCCCGCTGCCGCGGCGGGTCGCCGACCGCCTCTTCATGGCAAGCCAGCCCGTCCCGCAGGCATTCGGCGTCGCCGCCCACGCAGACCAGCTCGCCACCCGAGAGGCCAAGTAG
- a CDS encoding type II secretion system F family protein: MTNLALLTIGATLLFCVLGVMGVHAWSSGRAQRQALVDRLSQTGQLEGFTGRRRRFRGIDQRLRRTDLGKRIEFRLAATGLDITPGEFFVYMVAGIVGLWFVAQAVFSAFFGPIAGLLGIWAAFGFLNWQRNKRIEKFINQLPELSRILANATQAGLALRTALSMAAEELEAPAGEELGRVADKLAVGHSIDDALGELAQRLPSRELVVLVTTLVLSNRAGGTVVGSLRNLTETLEERKETRREVRTQLSQVNMTAYAVPAMGLGALLLLDRVMPGAIDRMTASFIGQAAVVAALVLYGVGVFVIRRLSKIDV, encoded by the coding sequence ATGACCAATCTCGCTCTGCTGACGATCGGCGCCACGCTGCTGTTCTGCGTGCTCGGAGTCATGGGCGTCCACGCCTGGTCCTCCGGCCGGGCCCAGCGCCAGGCGCTCGTCGACCGGCTCTCCCAGACGGGCCAGCTGGAGGGGTTCACGGGGCGGCGCCGGCGCTTCCGCGGCATCGACCAGCGGCTGCGCCGCACCGACCTCGGCAAGAGGATCGAGTTCCGGCTCGCCGCCACCGGTCTCGACATCACACCCGGAGAGTTCTTCGTCTACATGGTGGCGGGAATCGTCGGCCTCTGGTTCGTCGCGCAGGCCGTGTTCTCCGCCTTCTTCGGCCCCATCGCCGGGCTCCTGGGCATCTGGGCCGCCTTCGGCTTCCTCAACTGGCAGCGCAACAAACGCATCGAGAAGTTCATCAACCAGCTGCCCGAACTCTCCCGCATCCTCGCCAACGCCACCCAGGCCGGACTCGCCCTGCGCACGGCCCTGTCGATGGCAGCGGAGGAGCTGGAAGCACCGGCCGGAGAGGAGCTGGGACGGGTCGCCGACAAGCTGGCGGTCGGCCACTCCATCGACGACGCCCTCGGCGAGCTGGCCCAGCGGCTGCCCTCGCGCGAACTCGTCGTACTCGTCACCACCCTGGTCCTGTCGAACCGGGCCGGCGGCACCGTCGTCGGCTCGCTGCGCAACCTCACCGAGACCCTGGAGGAGCGCAAGGAGACCCGGCGCGAGGTCCGCACCCAGCTCTCGCAGGTCAACATGACCGCTTACGCGGTCCCGGCCATGGGGCTCGGCGCACTCCTGCTGCTCGACCGGGTGATGCCCGGTGCCATCGACCGGATGACCGCCTCCTTCATCGGGCAGGCCGCGGTCGTCGCCGCACTCGTTCTCTACGGCGTCGGCGTCTTCGTCATCCGCCGGCTGTCAAAGATCGACGTCTGA
- a CDS encoding DUF5936 domain-containing protein: protein MIGLALALVLALCVAGAFHGIRMYRADAKLPGDLAVALEVGATRTTAVGSAVDRLGMRYAPAILRMMGPARVNKVRRKIDLAGNPGGLTIDRYAARRAVYGFLGLFGAFAMLLRGQAFLALFMIAFGVFWVEIGIVAAIRQRKDQIERTLPDFLDVLAVVVSAGLGFREALERVAEKYEGPWADELRITLRQMDMGVSRRQAFDELRKRNDSEQVAQFVTALQQGEELGAPIVDTLIQIANDMRRTDAQNARRRAAKAVPKATLTITSIMVPATMILLVAAFVYGANADFSSIGG, encoded by the coding sequence ATGATCGGACTCGCTCTCGCCCTGGTGCTCGCACTCTGCGTGGCCGGAGCCTTCCACGGGATCCGGATGTACCGGGCCGACGCCAAGCTCCCCGGCGACCTCGCCGTCGCCCTGGAGGTCGGTGCCACCCGCACCACCGCCGTCGGCTCGGCCGTCGACCGCCTGGGCATGCGCTACGCCCCGGCCATCCTGCGCATGATGGGCCCGGCCCGGGTCAACAAGGTCCGCCGCAAGATCGACCTCGCGGGCAACCCCGGTGGCCTCACCATCGACCGCTATGCCGCACGCCGGGCCGTCTACGGCTTCCTCGGGCTCTTCGGCGCCTTCGCGATGCTCCTGCGCGGCCAGGCGTTCCTCGCCCTCTTCATGATCGCCTTCGGTGTCTTCTGGGTCGAGATCGGCATCGTGGCCGCCATCCGGCAGCGCAAGGACCAGATCGAGCGAACCCTTCCGGACTTCCTCGACGTCCTCGCCGTCGTCGTCAGCGCCGGCCTCGGCTTCCGGGAGGCACTGGAGCGCGTCGCCGAGAAGTACGAAGGTCCCTGGGCCGACGAACTGCGCATCACCCTGCGCCAGATGGACATGGGCGTCAGCCGCCGCCAGGCGTTCGACGAGCTGCGCAAGCGCAACGACTCGGAGCAGGTGGCCCAGTTCGTCACCGCCCTCCAGCAGGGCGAGGAACTCGGCGCACCGATCGTCGACACCCTCATCCAGATCGCCAACGACATGCGCCGCACGGACGCGCAGAACGCCCGCCGACGGGCCGCCAAAGCCGTCCCGAAAGCCACGCTCACCATCACGTCGATCATGGTCCCGGCCACCATGATCCTGCTCGTCGCGGCCTTCGTGTACGGCGCCAACGCCGACTTCAGTTCGATCGGGGGCTGA
- a CDS encoding sensor histidine kinase, protein MALHIGRITGGLGPASLARAADNPDRLPTLAIQVNALQALCRQVFGFRLAMIALAAPLALGAASSGPATYLVASGVLVTFMVSYVLFRDWERFGPLLLRHPALLAVDALFGSVLLITAGPESTLGYVTVCTPLLAGLVYGWRGAGIFACLQALILFAVYGAYGDAEATVRNSLLLPGFCVVAGAVGVTLRNLLLRFGTASQALTEARARLAVNEAVGGERARLAREMHDSVAKTLHGLALAADGLASSADRMDPLTVRHQAELVARSARRAAAESRELLSDLRRQGDLQASGMDLAEELSARVADFGRRTGITARFRRTGAAPVPPVPYAVARQMLTVASEALENTHRHAHATQVAVETGIVDGALRVSVLDDGRGLPPGTTLDELRRAGHFGLVGMVERAAGIGARIRIGRGRTASGTEVRLDLPVAAILPADPTATAHADH, encoded by the coding sequence GTGGCGCTCCACATCGGGAGGATAACGGGGGGCCTCGGACCGGCCTCGCTGGCCCGAGCCGCGGACAACCCGGACCGCCTGCCGACCCTGGCCATCCAGGTCAACGCCCTCCAGGCGCTGTGCCGCCAGGTGTTCGGCTTCCGACTCGCGATGATCGCACTCGCCGCGCCGCTCGCTCTGGGCGCGGCGAGCAGCGGGCCGGCCACCTACCTCGTCGCATCGGGCGTGCTGGTCACCTTCATGGTCTCGTACGTGCTCTTCCGCGACTGGGAGCGGTTCGGGCCCCTGCTGCTGCGCCACCCGGCGCTGCTCGCCGTCGACGCCCTGTTCGGCTCCGTCCTCCTCATCACCGCCGGCCCCGAAAGCACCCTCGGATACGTCACGGTCTGCACCCCGCTGCTGGCCGGGCTCGTCTACGGCTGGCGCGGCGCCGGCATCTTCGCCTGTCTCCAGGCGCTGATCCTCTTCGCCGTGTACGGGGCCTACGGGGACGCCGAGGCGACCGTACGCAACTCCCTGCTGCTGCCCGGATTCTGCGTCGTGGCCGGCGCGGTCGGCGTGACCCTGCGCAACCTGCTGCTGCGCTTCGGCACCGCGAGCCAAGCCCTCACCGAGGCCCGCGCACGCCTCGCCGTCAACGAGGCGGTCGGCGGGGAGCGCGCCCGGCTCGCCCGGGAGATGCACGACTCGGTCGCCAAGACGCTGCACGGGCTCGCCCTGGCCGCCGACGGCCTGGCGTCCTCGGCCGACCGGATGGACCCGCTCACCGTCCGGCACCAGGCCGAGCTGGTCGCCCGGTCCGCCCGCCGCGCCGCCGCCGAGTCCCGGGAACTGCTCAGCGACCTCCGCAGGCAGGGCGACCTCCAGGCGTCCGGAATGGACCTCGCCGAGGAACTCTCCGCCCGCGTGGCCGACTTCGGGCGGCGCACCGGCATCACGGCACGGTTCCGCCGCACGGGAGCCGCGCCCGTCCCACCGGTCCCGTACGCCGTCGCCCGCCAGATGCTCACGGTCGCCTCGGAGGCGCTGGAGAACACCCACCGGCACGCCCACGCGACCCAGGTGGCCGTCGAGACGGGAATCGTCGACGGAGCGCTGCGCGTGAGCGTCCTCGACGACGGACGCGGCCTGCCGCCCGGTACCACGCTCGACGAACTCCGCAGAGCCGGGCACTTCGGGCTCGTGGGGATGGTCGAGCGCGCCGCCGGAATCGGCGCGCGGATCCGGATCGGCCGCGGCCGCACGGCATCGGGCACCGAGGTGCGCCTGGACCTGCCCGTCGCCGCGATCCTGCCCGCAGACCCGACCGCTACGGCTCACGCGGACCACTGA
- a CDS encoding response regulator transcription factor codes for MPDEISRTSGQQFITPHVSQHTSSHTAPPHSEQTPHTSHTSHTAHPSAHVPVPQSAPTVPLRVVIADDNPVVRAGLTVLLGGRDDIQVVAEAADGQQALEAAHQHRPDVILLDVRMPGVDGISALPYLVQAAPVMMLTYSRESDIVHEALRLGAGGYLVHGEFTADQLVAAVRDVKEGRAHFTATAANALLAQFRGGPGAGPGPGPGPAPGGHHLPDGLGAAYQVPPQPAVPPQPIVSTSWNPSESASHLQSNVAQSSGRFGPAPGIQPAVPQPARNKDEFGLSSREVEVMDLIASGMSNQQIAATCFISEKTVKNHINRIFAKLHSASRSEAIAVWLGTAHTGTGPERGAPGRG; via the coding sequence ATGCCGGACGAGATCTCCCGGACATCGGGGCAGCAGTTCATCACCCCGCATGTCTCGCAGCACACGTCGTCCCATACGGCTCCGCCCCACTCGGAGCAGACGCCGCACACCTCGCACACGTCACACACCGCGCACCCGTCCGCGCACGTTCCCGTCCCCCAGTCGGCCCCGACCGTTCCGCTGCGGGTCGTCATCGCCGACGACAACCCCGTGGTCAGGGCCGGTCTGACGGTGCTGCTCGGCGGACGCGACGACATCCAGGTCGTTGCCGAGGCCGCCGACGGCCAGCAGGCACTGGAAGCGGCCCACCAGCACCGGCCGGACGTGATCCTGCTCGACGTCCGCATGCCCGGGGTGGACGGCATCTCGGCGCTGCCCTACCTGGTGCAGGCGGCCCCCGTGATGATGCTGACCTACAGCCGCGAGAGCGACATCGTGCACGAGGCCCTCAGGCTGGGCGCCGGCGGATACCTCGTCCACGGCGAGTTCACGGCGGACCAGCTCGTCGCCGCCGTACGCGATGTGAAGGAGGGCCGCGCCCACTTCACCGCCACCGCCGCGAACGCGCTCCTCGCCCAGTTCCGGGGCGGCCCCGGCGCCGGACCCGGCCCTGGCCCCGGCCCCGCGCCCGGCGGGCATCACCTGCCGGACGGTCTCGGTGCGGCGTATCAGGTTCCACCGCAGCCCGCCGTGCCGCCCCAGCCGATTGTCTCGACTTCATGGAACCCGAGCGAAAGTGCTTCGCATCTGCAATCGAATGTGGCACAGTCGTCGGGACGGTTCGGACCCGCCCCGGGCATCCAGCCGGCCGTGCCCCAACCCGCCCGCAACAAGGACGAGTTCGGGCTGAGCTCACGGGAGGTGGAGGTGATGGACCTGATCGCGTCGGGCATGAGCAATCAGCAGATCGCCGCCACCTGCTTCATCAGTGAGAAGACGGTCAAGAACCACATCAATCGCATCTTCGCAAAGCTTCACAGTGCGAGCAGGAGCGAGGCCATCGCGGTCTGGCTGGGCACGGCACACACAGGCACCGGTCCCGAGAGGGGAGCACCCGGCCGTGGCTGA
- a CDS encoding pilus assembly protein TadG-related protein yields the protein MPNRTTKDQGQAFPIYVVMVAGLLFLAFAFFAVGQASASRNSAQGAADAAALAAAQDARDKLTGAWLNDHLTDPTTWQDIFDGKLGLDDPSCPAATTFADKNDADVELCDQIWLPELGYEVHVRTQQPIGESIIPGTESEFGTASAKAVVKPLCTFELPDDLELLPTLTCKSGSWDLEDSLTDLPDAKDLFDVQLVD from the coding sequence TTGCCGAACCGCACAACGAAGGATCAAGGGCAGGCCTTCCCCATCTATGTAGTGATGGTGGCGGGCCTGCTCTTCCTCGCGTTCGCCTTCTTCGCAGTCGGCCAGGCGTCCGCGTCCCGCAACAGTGCACAGGGCGCGGCGGACGCCGCGGCTCTGGCAGCAGCTCAGGATGCCCGGGACAAGCTCACCGGGGCGTGGCTGAACGACCACCTCACCGACCCGACCACATGGCAGGACATCTTCGACGGCAAGCTCGGGCTGGACGACCCCTCGTGTCCGGCCGCAACGACGTTCGCCGACAAGAACGATGCCGACGTCGAGCTCTGCGATCAGATCTGGCTGCCCGAACTGGGCTACGAAGTCCATGTGAGGACCCAGCAACCGATCGGTGAGTCGATCATTCCCGGAACCGAGAGCGAGTTCGGGACGGCCAGTGCCAAGGCCGTGGTCAAGCCACTGTGCACCTTCGAGCTCCCCGACGACCTCGAACTCCTCCCCACACTCACGTGCAAGAGCGGGAGCTGGGACCTCGAGGACAGCCTCACGGACCTGCCCGACGCGAAGGACCTCTTCGACGTCCAGTTGGTTGACTGA